The following proteins are co-located in the Hevea brasiliensis isolate MT/VB/25A 57/8 chromosome 11, ASM3005281v1, whole genome shotgun sequence genome:
- the LOC131170710 gene encoding tryptophan synthase beta chain 1-like, with the protein MASYIQARFFNRQVEDSCPANRLMISKRRTRNAHAACAQLLPMENTPNSGKLDLNKPMMGTQQVPINVPAIISGKFGRFGGKFVPETLIACLKELEAEFNWALEDPEFQNELQTALRDYIGRETPLYFAERLTNHYKNEDGHGPEIYLKREDLNHCGAHKLNNAIAQAMIAKRMGLKSVVAATGAGQHGVATAAACAKLSLECTVFMGISDMEKQNSNVLLMKLLGAEVKGVEGNFKDASSQAIREWVGNLQTTYYLTGTVVGPHPCPSMVREFQSVIGKETRRQAMEKWGGKPDVLLACVGSGSNALGIFHEFIGDEDVRLIGVEAAGFGLDSGKHAATLARGEVGVYHGAMSYLLQDEEGQIIGPHSIGVGLEYPGVSPELSFLKDTGRAEFYSATDEEAVEAYKRLSRIEGIIPSLEASHALAFLEKLCPTLPSGTKVIVNCSGRGDKDAATVLNYQQYSM; encoded by the exons ATGGCTTCCTATATTCAAGCTCGTTTCTTTAATCGACAAGTGGAAGATTCTTGTCCAGCAAATAGGCTTATGATATCTAAGAGAAGAACCAGAAATGCCCATGCAGCTTGTGCTCAACTTTTGCCTATGGAAAATACTCCCAACTCCGGAAAATTGGACCTCAACAAACCAATGATGGGAACACAGCAAGTTCCCATTAATGTGCCAGCAATCATCTCTGGAAAATTTGGGAGGTTTGGAGGCAAGTTCGTGCCTGAGACTCTCATTGCATGCTTGAAGGAGCTTGAAGCTGAATTCAACTGGGCCTTAGAGGACCCTGAGTTTCAG AATGAACTTCAAACAGCACTAAGAGACTACATAGGAAGGGAGACACCTCTGTACTTTGCAGAGCGGCTCACAAATCACTACAAGAATGAAGATGGACATGGACCAGAAATTTACTTGAAGAGAGAAGATCTCAACCACTGCGGAGCACACAAATTGAATAATGCGATTGCTCAGGCGATGATTGCCAAACGCATGGGTCTGAAAAGTGTTGTGGCGGCCACTGGGGCTGGACAACATGGAGTTGCAACTGCGGCTGCATGTGCCAAGCTTTCTTTGGAGTGTACTGTTTTCATGGGCATTTCAGACATGGAGAAACAAAACTCAAACGTACTCTTGATGAAACTATTAGGAGCTGAG GTTAAAGGTgtggaaggaaattttaaagatgCAAGTTCACAGGCAATCAGGGAATGGGTGGGAAATTTACAGACAACCTATTACTTGACAGGTACTGTAGTGGGGCCTCATCCTTGTCCAAGCATGGTCCGCGAGTTCCAGTCAGTGATAGGAAAGGAAACGCGGAGGCAAGCGATGGAGAAATGGGGTGGCAAGCCAGATGTCCTGCTTGCCTGTGTAGGGAGTGGATCTAATGCACTGGGGATATTCCACGAATTCATAGGAGATGAAGATGTGAGGTTGATAGgagttgaggctgctgggtttgGTTTAGATAGTGGGAAACATGCTGCTACTCTGGCTAGAGGAGAAGTGGGAGTTTACCATGGAGCCATGAGCTACTTGTTGCAGGATGAGGAAGGCCAGATAATAGGACCACACTCTATTGGTGTGGG GCTAGAATACCCAGGAGTTAGCCCAGAACTAAGCTTTCTTAAAGACACAGGACGTGCAGAGTTTTATTCTGCAACAGATGAAGAAGCTGTAGAag CATACAAAAGGCTTAGCAGAATAGAGGGTATAATTCCATCTCTGGAGGCATCTCATGCATTGGCATTTCTGGAGAAACTTTGTCCAACTTTACCCAGTGGCACTAAGGTCATAGTAAACTGCAGTGGTCGTGGAGATAAAGATGCTGCAACTGTCTTAAACTACCAACAATATTCAATGTAA
- the LOC110633188 gene encoding LOW QUALITY PROTEIN: tryptophan synthase beta chain 1 (The sequence of the model RefSeq protein was modified relative to this genomic sequence to represent the inferred CDS: deleted 2 bases in 1 codon; substituted 3 bases at 3 genomic stop codons), which produces MRAINSATNARQAFGYGLHIQISSFNQTCFFNRQVKDLCPAIKLKTSKRNTRNAHVVCTLLLPKENSLNSRKLGLNIPITGTQQVPIIMPAIIPGKFGRFGGKFVPETLIACLKELEAEFNWALQDPEFQDELEIALRDYVGRETPLCFAERLTNHYKKKDGQGPEIFLKREDLNHCGAHKLNNAIAQTMIAXRMSMKSVVAATGAGQHRVATAAACAKLSLECTVFMGTSDMEKQGLLTKKVXXKKNYTKKCEIEIGNFQTTYYLTGTVVEPHPCPSMVCEFQSVIGKETRRQAMEKWGGKPDVLLACVGSGSNALGIFHEFIGDEDVRLIGVEAAGFGLDSGKHAATLARGEVGVYHGAMSYLLQDEEGQIIGPHSIGVGLEYPGVSPELSFHKDTGRAEFYSAIDEEAVEAYQRLRRIEGIIPSLEASHALAFLEKLCPEIKMDPSGTKVIVNCSGHGDKDTATVLNYQQYSIWNNGSMPISN; this is translated from the exons ATGAGGGCAATTAACTC AGCCACAAACGCACGACAAGCTTTTGGATATGGCTTGcatattcaaatttcttcctttaaTCAAACTTGTTTCTTTAATAGACAAGTAAAAGATTTATGTCCAGCCATTAAGCTTAAGACATCTAAGAGAAATACCAGAAATGCCCATGTAGTTTGTACTCTACTTTTGCCTAAAGAAAATTCCCTCAATTCCAGAAAATTGGGCCTCAACATACCAATCACAGGGACACAACAGGTTCCCATTATTATGCCAGCAATCATCCCAGGAAAATTTGGGAGGTTTGGAGGCAAGTTCGTGCCTGAGACGCTCATTGCATGCTTGAAGGAGCTTGAAGCTGAATTTAACTGGGCTTTGCAAGACCCTGAGTTTCAG GATGAACTTGAGATAGCACTTAGAGACTACGTAGGAAGGGAGACTCCTCTGTGCTTTGCAGAGCGTCTCACAAATCACTACAAGAAAAAAGATGGGCAAGGACCAGAAATTTTCTTGAAGAGAGAAGATCTCAACCACTGCGGAGCACACAAATTGAATAATGCGATTGCTCAGACGATGATTGCCTAACGCATGAGTATGAAAAGTGTTGTGGCTGCCACTGGGGCTGGACAACATCGAGTTGCAACTGCGGCTGCATGTGCCAAGCTTTCTTTGGAGTGTACTGTTTTCATGGGCACTTCAGATATGGAAAAACAAGGGCTTTTGACAAAAaaggtgtaataaaaaaaaaattatacaaaaaaATGTGAGATTGAAA TAGGAAATTTCCAGACAACCTATTACTTGACAGGTACTGTAGTGGAGCCTCATCCATGTCCAAGCATGGTCTGCGAGTTCCAGTCCGTGATAGGAAAGGAAACGCGGAGGCAAGCGATGGAGAAATGGGGTGGCAAGCCAGATGTTCTGCTTGCCTGTGTAGGGAGTGGATCTAATGCACTGGGGATATTTCACGAATTCATAGGAGATGAAGATGTGAGGTTGATAGgagttgaggctgctgggtttgGTTTAGATAGTGGGAAACATGCTGCTACTCTGGCTAGAGGAGAAGTGGGAGTTTACCATGGAGCCATGAGCTACTTGTTGCAGGATGAGGAAGGCCAGATAATAGGACCACACTCTATTGGTGTGGG GCTAGAATATCCAGGAGTTAGCCCAGAACTAAGCTTTCATAAAGACACAGGACGTGCAGAGTTTTATTCTGCAATAGATGAAGAAGCTGTAGAAG CATACCAAAGGCTTAGGAGAATAGAGGGTATAATTCCATCTCTGGAGGCATCTCATGCATTGGCATTTCTGGA